A single Thiohalobacter thiocyanaticus DNA region contains:
- a CDS encoding FecR domain-containing protein, which produces MQAIARSTLALPGLLLGLCLLCGLTSVQAAPAPAGHVIIARGEVQAISAAGEARDLRRRSPFYAGETLMTGTDATAQLRFSDGALVALRPDTEFRVDRYRYEAGGGEGDESISTLIKGGFRTITGAVGKQDPDSYRVDTPVATIGVRGTHYEAVVGAGLAVAVWQGGVTLRNEGGALNLGQGANYSFATIASADRPPRGQLQPPPGLKAPADEFAPGGSDDPAGEEDGGEGEDQTAADTDATATDSGTADEDRQTSESTATTTGTGSEGDSATADSGDDTLVAPVSEADTLDAETSLDTTTDTTLSGTTTDTTLDTTFTVSEPVDTVSDITSQDARLSDTEWQQLYSGSHLGLILEANSATQGMRGGRAIADPAGSPVFTENGYAPFEPEYADAPIKEVFRRGGAALDALGSHTVDSNHTVYWGVWNGNPDPVIIQTDATDPDVIRTSNKPFFWATLQPTDPAVLDARSGVVSYNNVIAVQGGGSGGQITAADVTFTLDVNFDTGAVSNGNLQIGNGAEYWNIDLAGQIKGSFADLEIEPTSSVTVSPSNYGVLGEVVTGFTGNNGEVLGGGFLLEAQGDPGIHAEGILLVD; this is translated from the coding sequence ATGCAAGCGATCGCGCGTTCAACCCTTGCCCTTCCGGGGCTGCTGCTCGGTCTGTGTCTGCTGTGCGGGCTGACGAGCGTGCAGGCCGCCCCGGCACCGGCCGGCCATGTGATTATCGCCCGGGGTGAGGTGCAGGCCATCTCAGCCGCGGGCGAGGCGCGCGACCTGCGCCGTCGTTCCCCCTTCTATGCCGGGGAAACGCTGATGACCGGCACCGATGCCACGGCCCAGCTGCGCTTCAGTGACGGCGCCCTGGTCGCGCTCAGGCCGGACACCGAGTTCCGGGTCGACCGCTACCGCTACGAGGCCGGGGGCGGGGAGGGCGACGAGAGCATCTCCACCCTGATCAAGGGCGGCTTCCGCACCATCACCGGCGCCGTCGGCAAGCAGGACCCGGACAGCTATCGGGTCGATACCCCGGTGGCGACCATCGGCGTGCGCGGCACCCATTATGAAGCCGTGGTGGGCGCAGGCCTGGCGGTTGCCGTCTGGCAGGGCGGCGTCACGCTGCGCAATGAAGGCGGGGCGCTGAATCTGGGGCAGGGTGCCAATTACAGTTTCGCCACCATCGCCAGTGCCGACCGTCCGCCGCGGGGACAGCTGCAGCCGCCGCCCGGACTGAAAGCCCCGGCGGATGAGTTTGCCCCCGGTGGCAGTGACGATCCCGCCGGCGAAGAAGATGGGGGCGAGGGCGAGGATCAGACCGCCGCGGACACTGATGCGACGGCGACTGACAGCGGAACTGCGGATGAGGACAGGCAGACCTCGGAGTCGACAGCGACCACAACGGGGACCGGGAGCGAGGGCGACAGTGCGACCGCGGACTCCGGCGATGACACCCTGGTGGCTCCTGTGTCGGAGGCGGATACCCTGGACGCTGAAACCTCACTGGATACGACCACGGACACCACGCTCAGCGGCACCACCACCGACACCACGCTGGATACGACCTTTACCGTCTCCGAGCCGGTGGATACCGTCAGTGACATCACCAGTCAGGACGCGCGGCTGTCGGATACGGAATGGCAGCAACTCTACAGCGGCAGCCACCTCGGCCTCATCCTGGAGGCGAACAGCGCCACGCAGGGGATGCGCGGCGGGCGTGCGATCGCCGACCCTGCCGGCTCGCCGGTGTTCACGGAGAACGGGTATGCGCCGTTCGAACCCGAGTATGCCGATGCCCCGATAAAGGAAGTGTTCCGCCGTGGCGGCGCGGCACTGGATGCGCTCGGCAGCCATACCGTCGACAGCAACCATACGGTGTACTGGGGGGTGTGGAACGGCAATCCGGATCCGGTGATCATCCAGACCGATGCCACTGATCCCGATGTCATTCGCACCAGCAACAAGCCCTTCTTCTGGGCGACCCTGCAGCCGACGGACCCGGCGGTACTGGATGCGCGTAGCGGTGTGGTCAGCTACAACAATGTGATCGCGGTACAGGGGGGCGGCAGCGGCGGCCAGATCACTGCGGCCGATGTGACCTTCACGCTGGATGTGAACTTCGATACCGGCGCCGTGAGCAATGGCAATCTGCAGATCGGCAATGGCGCCGAGTACTGGAATATCGATCTCGCCGGCCAGATCAAGGGTTCGTTTGCGGATCTGGAGATAGAGCCGACCAGCAGCGTGACCGTCAGCCCGTCGAACTACGGTGTCCTCGGCGAGGTCGTTACGGGCTTTACCGGCAACAACGGCGAAGTGCTGGGCGGCGGTTTCCTGCTTGAGGCCCAGGGTGATCCCGGCATCCATGCCGAGGGCATCCTGCTGGTGGACTAG
- a CDS encoding tetratricopeptide repeat protein, with protein sequence MEIAFRRCRGLCLLVNCLLLCLPAAAAGSEDIARLLRDGDTTAAWEQARMLAPERAGEPAFDMLYGLAAVRSGYPEHAVFAFERVVALEPGNHRARVELARAHYLAGNLNLASAEFERVLAINPPQRVRDNVHTFLDAIERRQASLSTRVTGYLELRAGTDSNVNSATSDDTLEIPALGTFTLNGASLDRSDEFVEKNAGLAVVHPLTRRHALFADLTYKDRENIETQAYDLRSVTLNAGPMLAVAGGRLRLPLNYQFLYLDNSKYRRLGSVGFDWTRDLGRRDQLQLFGQYGSLRYPDNAARNARLALGGAGWSHRFPDPDVQLSASTYVGDEATHDTVGEHNGKQYLGLRLGGQWTLTPHHSPYFSLAAQWSEHDARDPVFAPTREDEFAEARLGWAWTPADAWLWRIELAYTRNDSNISLYQYTRRQAFAGVTWRFN encoded by the coding sequence TTGGAAATCGCTTTCCGCCGCTGTCGCGGCCTGTGTCTGCTGGTGAATTGCCTGCTGTTGTGTCTGCCGGCCGCAGCGGCCGGATCGGAGGATATCGCCCGCCTGCTGCGCGACGGCGACACCACGGCCGCCTGGGAACAGGCCCGGATGCTTGCCCCCGAGCGGGCGGGCGAGCCGGCGTTCGACATGCTCTACGGCCTGGCAGCGGTGCGGTCCGGGTATCCCGAACACGCCGTGTTCGCCTTCGAGCGGGTGGTGGCACTGGAGCCGGGCAATCACCGGGCCCGGGTGGAGCTGGCCCGGGCCCATTATCTCGCGGGCAACCTCAACCTCGCCAGCGCCGAGTTCGAGCGGGTGCTGGCCATCAATCCACCGCAGCGGGTGCGTGATAACGTACATACCTTTCTGGATGCCATCGAGCGCCGCCAGGCGAGCCTGTCGACGCGGGTCACCGGCTATCTGGAGTTGCGGGCAGGCACGGACAGCAACGTCAACAGCGCCACCTCGGATGACACCCTTGAGATCCCGGCGCTGGGCACCTTCACGCTCAATGGGGCCAGCCTCGACCGCAGTGACGAATTCGTGGAGAAGAATGCCGGCCTGGCGGTGGTGCATCCGCTGACCCGGCGGCATGCCCTGTTCGCCGACCTTACCTACAAGGACCGGGAGAACATCGAGACCCAGGCCTACGATCTGCGCTCGGTGACGCTCAATGCCGGCCCCATGCTCGCCGTTGCCGGCGGCCGGCTGCGGCTGCCCCTGAACTATCAATTCCTGTATCTGGACAACAGCAAGTACCGCCGCCTCGGCAGCGTCGGTTTCGACTGGACGCGTGACCTGGGACGGCGGGACCAGCTGCAGCTGTTCGGCCAGTACGGCAGCCTGCGTTACCCGGACAACGCGGCGCGCAACGCCCGGCTGGCGCTGGGCGGCGCCGGCTGGAGCCATCGCTTCCCCGATCCGGATGTGCAACTCTCGGCCAGTACCTATGTCGGCGACGAGGCCACCCACGATACCGTCGGCGAACACAACGGCAAGCAGTATCTGGGCCTGCGCCTGGGCGGCCAGTGGACGCTCACCCCGCACCACAGCCCCTATTTCTCGCTGGCGGCGCAGTGGAGCGAACACGACGCGAGGGATCCGGTCTTCGCCCCGACCCGCGAGGACGAGTTCGCCGAGGCCCGCCTGGGCTGGGCCTGGACACCCGCCGATGCCTGGCTGTGGCGGATCGAGCTGGCCTATACCCGCAACGATTCCAATATCTCGCTGTACCAGTACACCCGCAGGCAGGCCTTTGCGGGCGTGACCTGGCGGTTCAATTGA
- the alr gene encoding alanine racemase — MTRPVRARVALDALRSNLELARRTAPHSRILAVVKANAYGHGLVPVAQALEAADAFGVAGVEEALFLRQAGIKKPIVLLEGFFHGAELDEVIRHRLSLVLHAAHQLEALAAAAPAAPLRVWVKLDTGMHRLGFAPGELPSVLQRLQALEGVELAGLMTHFACADDRADPATRRQLERFDALAGGLEGEHSLANSAALLGWPQTHAGWVRPGLMLYGISPFVDSLAVDHGLRPAMTLETELIAIRDCAAGDAVGYGGAWVCPEAMPVGVAAIGYGDGYPRHAPAGTPVLVDGRPAQLVGRVSMDMITLDLRGLPEARVGSRVSLWGEGLPVEHIARAAGTIPYELVCAVTARVPLVYE, encoded by the coding sequence ATGACCCGTCCCGTCCGTGCGCGCGTCGCGCTCGACGCGCTGCGGTCCAATCTGGAACTTGCCCGCCGCACCGCCCCGCACAGCCGTATCCTGGCCGTGGTCAAGGCCAATGCCTACGGTCATGGCCTGGTGCCGGTGGCTCAAGCCCTGGAGGCCGCCGATGCCTTCGGCGTGGCCGGGGTGGAAGAGGCGCTTTTCCTGCGCCAGGCCGGCATTAAAAAGCCCATTGTCCTGTTAGAGGGCTTCTTTCATGGCGCCGAACTGGATGAGGTCATCCGGCATCGCCTGAGTCTGGTGCTGCATGCCGCGCATCAGCTCGAGGCACTGGCTGCGGCCGCGCCCGCGGCGCCGCTGCGGGTCTGGGTCAAGCTCGATACCGGCATGCACCGGCTGGGCTTCGCGCCCGGCGAACTGCCGTCCGTGCTGCAGCGGTTGCAGGCACTGGAGGGGGTGGAGCTGGCCGGCCTGATGACCCATTTCGCCTGCGCGGATGACCGTGCCGATCCCGCCACCCGCCGGCAACTCGAACGCTTCGACGCGCTGGCCGGGGGACTGGAGGGTGAACACAGCCTGGCCAATTCCGCCGCCCTGCTGGGCTGGCCGCAGACGCATGCCGGCTGGGTCCGGCCCGGCCTTATGCTCTACGGCATCTCGCCCTTCGTTGACAGTCTGGCCGTTGATCACGGTCTGCGCCCCGCCATGACCCTGGAGACCGAACTCATCGCTATCCGCGACTGCGCCGCCGGCGATGCCGTCGGCTACGGCGGGGCCTGGGTCTGCCCCGAGGCCATGCCGGTGGGGGTGGCCGCCATCGGTTACGGCGACGGCTATCCGCGCCATGCCCCGGCCGGTACCCCGGTGCTGGTCGACGGTCGGCCGGCGCAGCTCGTCGGGCGCGTCTCCATGGACATGATCACCCTCGATCTGCGCGGCCTGCCCGAGGCCCGGGTGGGCAGCCGGGTGAGCCTGTGGGGCGAGGGGCTGCCGGTCGAGCATATCGCCCGCGCGGCCGGGACCATCCCCTATGAACTGGTCTGCGCCGTGACCGCGCGGGTGCCGCTGGTGTATGAGTGA
- the dnaB gene encoding replicative DNA helicase — protein MPDTLSTADALASQTEALKVPPHSIPAEQSVLGGLMLDNEAWDRIADRVAEDDFYRRDHRLIFRAIAELAEHGKPLDVVTLGEWLENADLLEEAGGMGYLGELARNTPNAANITAYADIVREHSILRQLVQVGTDVANSAYFPEGRNAQELLDHAEQKVFTIAEQGKRGRSGFTAIKDLLTKTVDRIDYLFQLDNPITGVPTGFNDFDEMTAGLQPSDLVIVAGRPSMGKTTFAMNIVEHAAIKNKTPVAVFSMEMPGEQLAMRMMSSLGRIDQHKVRTGKLEDEDWPRLTSAVSILADAPLFIDDTPALSPNDLRARARRLKREHDLGLIVIDYLQLMQSSSRSDNRAAEISEISRSLKALAKELHVPVVTLSQLNRSLEQRPNKRPVMSDLRESGAIEQDADMIVFIYRDEVYNEDSPDKGTAEIIVGKQRNGPIGTRRLTFLGQYTRFENFTMDDYGVEDFA, from the coding sequence ATGCCAGATACCCTTTCCACGGCCGATGCCCTGGCATCACAGACCGAAGCGCTGAAGGTCCCGCCGCACTCCATACCCGCCGAGCAGTCGGTGCTGGGCGGTCTGATGCTGGACAACGAGGCCTGGGACCGGATCGCCGACCGGGTGGCCGAGGATGATTTCTACCGCCGCGACCATCGCCTGATCTTCCGCGCCATCGCCGAACTGGCCGAGCACGGCAAGCCGCTGGACGTGGTCACCCTGGGCGAGTGGCTGGAAAACGCCGACCTGCTCGAGGAGGCCGGCGGCATGGGCTACCTGGGCGAACTGGCCCGCAACACCCCCAACGCGGCCAATATCACCGCCTATGCCGACATCGTGCGCGAGCACTCTATCCTGCGCCAGCTGGTGCAGGTCGGCACCGATGTGGCCAACAGCGCCTACTTTCCGGAAGGGCGCAACGCCCAGGAACTGCTCGATCACGCCGAGCAGAAGGTGTTTACCATCGCCGAGCAGGGCAAGCGCGGCCGCTCCGGTTTCACTGCCATCAAGGATCTGCTCACGAAGACGGTCGATCGCATCGACTACCTGTTCCAGCTCGACAATCCCATCACCGGCGTGCCCACCGGCTTCAACGACTTCGACGAGATGACCGCCGGGCTGCAGCCCTCGGACCTGGTCATCGTGGCCGGCCGCCCCTCCATGGGCAAGACCACCTTCGCCATGAACATCGTCGAGCACGCCGCGATCAAGAACAAGACGCCGGTCGCGGTGTTCAGCATGGAGATGCCGGGCGAACAGCTGGCCATGCGCATGATGTCCTCGCTCGGGCGCATCGACCAGCACAAGGTGCGCACCGGCAAGCTCGAGGACGAGGACTGGCCGCGGCTGACCTCGGCGGTGAGCATCCTGGCCGACGCGCCCCTGTTCATCGACGATACCCCGGCGCTCAGCCCCAATGACCTGCGGGCCCGTGCCCGGCGCCTGAAGCGCGAGCACGACCTGGGCCTGATCGTGATCGACTACCTGCAGTTGATGCAGTCCTCCAGCCGATCCGACAACCGCGCCGCCGAGATCTCGGAGATCTCGCGCTCGCTCAAGGCCCTGGCCAAGGAACTGCACGTGCCGGTGGTGACTCTGTCGCAGCTCAACCGCAGCCTGGAGCAGCGTCCCAACAAGCGCCCGGTGATGTCGGACCTGCGCGAGTCGGGCGCCATCGAGCAGGACGCGGACATGATCGTGTTCATCTACCGCGACGAGGTCTACAACGAGGACAGCCCGGACAAGGGCACCGCCGAGATCATCGTCGGCAAGCAGCGTAACGGCCCCATCGGCACCCGCCGGCTGACCTTCCTCGGCCAGTACACCCGGTTCGAGAATTTCACCATGGACGACTACGGCGTCGAGGACTTTGCATGA
- the rplI gene encoding 50S ribosomal protein L9, protein MEVILLEKVANLGALGDQVRVKPGYGRNYLIPQGKATPATPENIEKFEQRRAELERQAAEALAAAQTRAEKLEGYELTLTAKAGDEGKMFGSVGTSDIAEGLQAAGHEVERQEVLLPEGAFRQLGEYEVQLRLHADVEATIKLVIVAE, encoded by the coding sequence ATGGAAGTGATTCTTCTGGAAAAGGTGGCCAATCTGGGCGCCCTGGGCGACCAGGTCAGGGTCAAGCCCGGCTATGGCCGCAATTATCTGATCCCGCAGGGCAAGGCCACCCCGGCCACCCCCGAGAACATCGAGAAGTTCGAGCAGCGCCGGGCCGAGCTGGAGCGCCAGGCCGCCGAGGCCCTGGCTGCCGCCCAGACCCGGGCGGAGAAACTGGAGGGCTATGAGCTGACCCTGACCGCCAAGGCCGGCGACGAGGGCAAGATGTTCGGCTCGGTCGGCACCTCCGACATCGCCGAGGGCCTGCAGGCGGCCGGTCACGAGGTCGAGCGTCAGGAAGTGCTGCTGCCTGAGGGCGCCTTCCGTCAACTCGGCGAATACGAGGTCCAGCTGCGCCTGCACGCCGACGTGGAAGCCACCATCAAGCTGGTGATCGTCGCCGAGTAA
- a CDS encoding DUF2232 domain-containing protein, giving the protein MRALANYVMRGRLAAIAVLVVSSFAALLLPPLTSPLAYVGGGALGLVTLRRGAGEGGIVLAGGLVGMSLLGLALGDTPTVLVLTGLIQWLPLWLVALVLRVTVSWQRTVQAILGLGAAFVLLQYLWLGDPGQWWEAQLRPVVERMQAGGGQDLEAMLVQVAGWMPALVATALIVGITLSLALARAWQSQLYNPGGFGREFREFRLGTATALLSVALLLIGIATEGALGGLAAQLVWILAAGCLLQGIAVAHGIVNRRGLARGWLVAIYVLLLFVQPYSGLVLALTGLADNWFDFRQRVAAPPA; this is encoded by the coding sequence ATGCGGGCACTGGCCAACTATGTCATGCGCGGCCGTCTGGCCGCGATCGCGGTGCTGGTGGTGAGTTCCTTCGCCGCCCTGCTGCTGCCGCCGCTGACCTCGCCGCTGGCCTATGTCGGCGGCGGCGCGCTGGGTCTGGTGACCCTGCGCCGCGGGGCCGGGGAGGGCGGCATCGTGCTCGCCGGCGGCCTGGTCGGCATGAGCCTGCTGGGCCTGGCCCTGGGGGATACGCCGACCGTACTGGTCCTGACCGGCCTGATCCAGTGGCTGCCGCTGTGGCTGGTCGCACTGGTGCTGCGGGTGACGGTGTCCTGGCAGCGCACCGTGCAGGCGATCCTGGGCCTGGGCGCGGCCTTCGTGCTGCTGCAGTACCTGTGGCTGGGGGATCCCGGCCAGTGGTGGGAGGCGCAGCTGCGGCCGGTGGTGGAACGGATGCAGGCCGGCGGCGGCCAGGACCTGGAGGCCATGCTGGTCCAGGTGGCGGGCTGGATGCCGGCCCTGGTGGCCACCGCCCTGATTGTCGGCATCACCCTGAGTTTGGCCCTGGCGCGGGCCTGGCAGTCGCAGTTGTACAATCCGGGCGGCTTCGGCCGGGAGTTCCGGGAATTCCGGCTGGGCACCGCGACCGCGCTGCTGAGCGTGGCGCTGCTGCTGATCGGCATCGCCACCGAAGGCGCTCTGGGCGGGCTGGCCGCCCAGCTGGTCTGGATTCTGGCCGCAGGCTGCCTGTTGCAGGGCATTGCCGTGGCCCACGGCATCGTCAACCGGCGGGGGCTGGCCCGCGGCTGGCTGGTGGCCATCTATGTACTGTTGCTGTTTGTCCAGCCTTACAGCGGCCTGGTGCTGGCCCTGACCGGGCTGGCGGACAACTGGTTCGATTTTCGTCAACGCGTCGCCGCCCCCCCGGCATGA
- the rpsR gene encoding 30S ribosomal protein S18 produces MARFFRRRKFCRFTAEGVKEIDYKDLGTLKNYITETGKIVPSRITGTSARYQRQLATAIKRARYLALLPYSDSH; encoded by the coding sequence ATGGCACGCTTTTTTCGTCGCAGGAAATTCTGCCGCTTCACCGCCGAGGGCGTGAAGGAGATCGACTACAAGGATCTCGGCACCCTGAAGAACTACATCACCGAGACCGGCAAGATCGTTCCCAGCCGGATCACGGGCACCAGCGCCAGGTATCAGCGCCAGCTGGCCACCGCCATCAAGCGCGCGCGCTACCTGGCCCTGCTGCCCTACAGCGACTCGCACTGA
- the priB gene encoding primosomal replication protein N, translated as MERNQVRIDGRVSRAAQLRQSPAGIPIAHFVLDHQSEQTQAGLRRQSRFRIAVVAAGAELAAQAGRLQRDDRVRVSGFLSRADSRSGDQRLVIHAQQIEYAGLAEPAD; from the coding sequence TTGGAGCGCAATCAGGTCCGGATCGACGGCCGGGTGAGCCGGGCCGCGCAGTTGCGTCAGTCGCCGGCCGGCATCCCCATCGCGCACTTCGTCCTCGACCACCAGTCGGAACAGACCCAGGCCGGCCTGCGCCGGCAGAGCCGGTTCCGCATCGCGGTGGTCGCCGCCGGCGCCGAACTGGCTGCGCAGGCCGGGCGGCTGCAGCGGGACGACCGGGTCCGGGTCAGCGGCTTTCTCAGCCGCGCCGATTCGCGCAGCGGGGACCAGCGCCTGGTCATACACGCACAACAGATCGAATACGCGGGGCTCGCAGAGCCCGCAGACTGA
- the rpsF gene encoding 30S ribosomal protein S6 — protein sequence MRHYEIVFLVHPDQSEQVNAMVDRYRATIENGGGSIHRLEDWGRRQLAYPIQKLHKAHYVLMNVECGQDVLDELNSAFRFNDAVLRSLVIARDEAVTDASPLARKDDKDSDEGESRSGSQDSEDAA from the coding sequence ATGCGACACTATGAAATCGTGTTTCTGGTCCATCCGGACCAGAGCGAGCAGGTCAATGCCATGGTCGACCGCTACCGTGCGACGATCGAGAACGGCGGCGGCAGTATCCACCGGCTCGAAGACTGGGGCCGCCGGCAGCTGGCCTATCCCATCCAGAAACTCCACAAGGCCCACTACGTGCTGATGAACGTCGAGTGCGGCCAGGACGTGCTGGACGAACTCAACAGCGCCTTCCGTTTCAACGACGCCGTGCTGCGCAGCCTGGTCATTGCCCGGGACGAGGCCGTGACCGATGCCTCGCCGCTGGCACGCAAGGACGACAAGGACAGCGACGAGGGCGAGTCCAGGAGCGGTTCCCAGGACAGCGAAGACGCCGCCTGA
- the rlmB gene encoding 23S rRNA (guanosine(2251)-2'-O)-methyltransferase RlmB → MAKSEHIYGIHAVEAWLGRSPERLRQLWLQEGRDDARLQRLAAAAERAGVKPQRVPRTTLERLAPEARHQGVVAEVLPLPPGDESGLQNLLADLGPQALLLVLDGVQDPHNLGACLRTADAAGADAVVLPRDKSAGLTPVARKVASGAAETLPVFTVTNLARVLERLKAAGFWLYGAAGEADQSLYEQSLEGRVAWVLGAEGKGLRRLTRDHCDVLVRIPMGGTVASLNVSVATGVVLFETRRQRLLLPSD, encoded by the coding sequence ATGGCTAAATCCGAACATATCTACGGCATCCACGCGGTCGAGGCGTGGCTCGGCCGCTCTCCCGAGCGTCTGCGCCAGCTGTGGCTGCAGGAGGGGCGTGACGATGCCCGCCTGCAGCGTCTGGCGGCCGCGGCCGAGCGGGCGGGCGTCAAGCCGCAGCGGGTGCCGCGCACGACCCTGGAGCGACTGGCCCCGGAGGCGCGCCACCAGGGCGTGGTGGCCGAGGTGCTGCCGCTGCCGCCCGGCGATGAATCCGGACTGCAGAATCTGCTCGCGGACCTGGGGCCGCAGGCCCTGCTGCTGGTGCTGGACGGGGTGCAGGACCCGCACAACCTGGGGGCCTGTCTGCGCACGGCGGATGCCGCCGGTGCCGACGCCGTGGTGCTGCCGCGGGACAAGTCCGCCGGCCTCACCCCGGTGGCGCGCAAGGTGGCCTCGGGGGCGGCGGAGACGCTGCCGGTCTTCACCGTGACCAACCTGGCCCGCGTCCTCGAGCGGCTCAAGGCGGCCGGCTTCTGGCTCTACGGGGCTGCCGGGGAAGCCGATCAGAGCCTGTACGAACAGTCACTTGAGGGACGCGTGGCCTGGGTGCTCGGGGCCGAGGGCAAAGGTCTGCGGCGCCTGACCCGCGACCACTGCGACGTCCTGGTGCGCATCCCCATGGGGGGCACGGTCGCGAGCCTGAATGTCTCGGTGGCCACCGGGGTGGTGCTGTTCGAGACCCGCCGGCAACGGCTGCTGTTGCCAAGTGATTGA
- a CDS encoding OmpA family protein: MKKVLPLAVTAALVAGCAADDPNRRAKTGAAIGAIAGAVLGHQINDEKGAVIGGVAGAVAGGVVGNYMDKQQLEFEQALAEEQRQHEIEIQRLEDESLKIDIASEVSFDFDSAELKPSFRPTLDKVADILQRYERTVVHVVGHTDSVGAEEYNQRLSERRARNVAEYFASRGVLSERLRAEGRGEREPRATNDTAAGRQLNRRVELYVKPIVEGQEREAYEAPAGPASWQ, translated from the coding sequence ATGAAGAAAGTCCTTCCCCTGGCCGTGACCGCCGCTCTGGTGGCGGGCTGCGCCGCCGATGATCCCAACCGCCGGGCCAAGACCGGTGCGGCCATCGGTGCCATTGCCGGCGCCGTGCTCGGTCATCAGATCAATGACGAGAAGGGCGCGGTCATCGGCGGCGTGGCCGGTGCCGTTGCCGGCGGCGTGGTCGGCAACTACATGGACAAGCAGCAGCTGGAGTTCGAGCAGGCCCTGGCCGAGGAGCAGCGTCAGCACGAGATCGAGATCCAGCGGCTGGAGGACGAGAGCCTCAAGATCGACATCGCCAGCGAGGTCTCCTTCGATTTTGACAGCGCCGAACTCAAGCCCAGCTTCCGGCCCACCCTGGACAAGGTCGCCGATATCCTGCAGCGCTACGAGCGCACCGTGGTGCATGTGGTCGGCCACACCGACAGCGTCGGTGCCGAGGAATACAACCAGCGCCTGTCCGAGCGTCGGGCCCGCAACGTGGCCGAGTACTTCGCCTCGCGCGGGGTACTGAGCGAACGCCTGCGCGCCGAGGGCCGCGGCGAGCGCGAGCCGCGCGCCACCAACGACACCGCCGCCGGACGTCAGCTCAACCGTCGCGTCGAGCTCTACGTCAAGCCGATCGTCGAAGGCCAGGAGCGCGAGGCCTACGAGGCCCCGGCCGGGCCGGCCAGCTGGCAGTAA